Proteins encoded in a region of the Streptomyces violaceoruber genome:
- a CDS encoding MBL fold metallo-hydrolase has translation MLTPVADGVLVHQSELLRNNTVVVRGEAGVLVVDPGLTTGEMGCLAEDLRQLGQPVVAGFATHPDWDHALWHAELGQVPRYGTARCSAYLRELRSEEGWQARVAEGLPPEIADETPLELFGLIVGLPAGAELIPWNGPEVRVIEHPAHAPGHAALLVEDRGVLVAGDMLSDLFIPMLDDTEHPVEDYLTGLRLLEKVADDVEVLVPGHGSVATADQVRVRIGRDREYLHALRDGRAPDDPRLGSSVEPDWEWVNDIHEGQAARMARRNEQNGVEG, from the coding sequence ATGCTGACGCCGGTCGCGGACGGTGTGCTGGTACACCAGAGCGAGTTGCTGCGGAACAACACCGTTGTCGTGCGGGGTGAGGCGGGTGTGCTGGTCGTCGATCCCGGGTTGACGACCGGCGAGATGGGCTGTCTGGCGGAGGACCTTCGCCAGTTGGGTCAGCCCGTCGTGGCAGGTTTTGCGACGCATCCGGATTGGGATCACGCGTTGTGGCACGCCGAACTCGGGCAGGTGCCGCGTTACGGCACGGCCCGCTGTTCGGCGTACCTGCGAGAGCTCCGCTCGGAAGAGGGGTGGCAGGCTCGCGTCGCAGAAGGGCTGCCGCCGGAAATCGCCGACGAGACACCGTTGGAACTGTTCGGTCTCATCGTGGGGTTGCCCGCCGGAGCAGAGCTGATTCCGTGGAACGGGCCTGAGGTACGGGTGATCGAACATCCGGCTCATGCTCCGGGCCATGCGGCGCTGCTGGTCGAGGACCGCGGGGTGCTCGTCGCCGGCGACATGCTGTCCGATCTCTTCATTCCGATGCTCGACGACACGGAGCATCCGGTCGAGGACTATCTCACCGGGCTACGGCTCCTGGAGAAGGTGGCGGACGACGTCGAAGTGCTCGTGCCGGGGCACGGATCCGTCGCCACGGCCGATCAGGTCCGGGTGCGGATCGGCCGGGACCGGGAGTATCTGCACGCGCTGAGGGACGGCCGCGCTCCGGACGACCCGAGGCTCGGGTCTTCGGTCGAGCCCGACTGGGAGTGGGTGAACGACATCCACGAAGGCCAGGCCGCGAGGATGGCGCGACGAAACGAACAGAACGGCGTGGAAGGCTAG